The Campylobacter concisus sequence AGTAGAGTTTTTAAAGCCCGGTAGAGACAAAAAGAGCGATTTTTTACAAGCTCAAAACTATGTCGGTATCATCCAGACAAAAAGTGGCGATAGTCTTGAGATACTTCCAAAAATCCATGATAATGACAATGGCGGCAATAAAGAAGCGGTAGAAAATTCTAAAAGAATTTTACTAAGAATGTTAAAAACTTTAAAAAACCATCCATTTAAAAATATAAACATAGCAAATTTAAAAAGCCTAAATTTGCCGCTTCTTGAAATTTTTATATCGATGTTCTTAGATGAAGTATCAAAACTCGTAAAAATAGGCATAAAAAGCGACTATGTAGAGCTAGAAGATAATCTAAAATTTTTAAAAGGAAAGCTGAAAATCTCGGAGCAAATACGTAAAAACATCGTCCATAAAGAGAGATTTTACGTTTGCTATCAGGAATTTTCCATAGATAGAGCCGAAAATCGCCTCATAAAAAGTACGCTCGAGTTTTTATACAGGCACTCAAAATCAAGCAAAAATCAACGGCTTATTAGGGAATATTTATTTATTTTTGATGAAATTTCATCTAGCTCTGATATAAACGCAGACTTTAGCCGCTTAAAACTAAATCGCCAAACAAAACACTATGAGCAAGCGCTTTTATGGAGTAAGATATTTTTACAAAACAAGTCGTTTAGTCCGTATAGAGGTAGCGATGTGGCTTTTGCTTTGCTGTTTGATATGAATACGCTTTTTGAAAGCTATGTCGGAAATTTTATAAAGAAAAAGCTTCCATATACTATATTGCAGCATCGAGGAAAATATCTTATTGAAGAGCCAAAAAGAGACTTTTGGTTAAAGCCAGATATATTCTTAAAAGATAAATTTATAGCTGACGCAAAGTGGAAGATCGTAAAGTCAAGAGATGATATCTCACAAGCCGACCTATATCAACTCTACGCTTATGGTAAGAAATACGAGTGCGGCAGGCTTTATCTCGTATACCCAAGAATAAGTGGCGTTGACCAAAAAGCTATGAAATTTAAATATGAAAACAATATGTGGCTTAATGTTTTATACTTTGATTTAGAAAAAGACGAGATTGTTAGAAATTTACTAGTCTAAAGTACTTTTTAAAGTCTCTTAAAATTCCACTAATTTTCTATTTCTTTATAAAGTGGATTGCAACTCATTAGGGTGACCATTAAAGCTTCGCCTTTAGAGCCATTATCCTCTTGTATGAAGCGTCGATTCGCTCTTTGCTGATCTTTTTCTCATTTACCGCGTCAATTATGATCTGAGTGACTAGATCGGCTGTCCTTTGGTTATTTATCTTGAACTCGCTAAAAAGTAAGATATCGCCACCAGCATTTATAAATTTCACCACTTTTTGAGCCAAAGCTTCGTCGCCAACGCCTTTCATCAGCATATCATCGCTAATGACTACGCCATTAAATTTAAGCTCATTTCGCAAAAGATCGGTTATTATTTTTTTAGAAAGTGTGGCTGGATTGTCCTCGTCGATGCCTTTTACAAAAAGGTGTCCGACCATAATAATCTGCGCTCTACCTGTGCTTATGGCGTCTTTGTATGGCAGTAGAGCATCTTTGCTTAGCGTTACCTCGCTCTTATTTTTATGTGAGTCCTCTTTTGAGCTGCCATGCCCTGGAAAGTGCTTGATCGTAGTTATCACACCCTGCTCTTTAAATGCGTCCATAAAAGCATCAGCATAGATGACCACCTTGCTTGCATACTCACTAAACGCCCTTTGCTTAGCAGCAATGATCGGCGAGTTTTCATCGTGCAGATCGACCACTGGAGCGAAATTTAAATTTATGCCGCACTCTTTTAAATTTATAGCCATTTTTGAGTAGAGATCATATGCACTTTTGATGTCAAGCGTACTTGCGACCTCGTATGCGCTAGGATATGGGTCGTCAAAGCTCTTATCTTTCATTCGGCTCACATTTCCACCCTCTTCGTCTATAGCTATAAAAATTTTAGGACTTTTTTCTTTGATTGCTTTTATGCTAGCTTTTAGCTGGGCTTTGTTGGTGACGTTTCTGCCAAGTAGCATCACACCGCCAAATCTCTCATATCCAGCGTCGCTTAGCATAGCGCGAAACGCAGCGTCTTTTGTACTAGCTCCATTAAAGCCAACCATTATCATCTGCGAGACTTTGGCTCTTAGGCTCACTTCTGCGCCATTAAGCCCCAAAGCAAAAATGGCCACAAAAAATATAAATTTTAATGCTTTCATCTTCTTCCCAAAAGCGATTTTACGCTCTTAAAAACATCTTTGCCATTTAGCATATTTTCAACCTCACTAGCAATTGGGACATATATACCTCTCTCTTTAGCGATCTTGCTAATAGCCCTTGCAGTATCCACACCCTCTGCCACCTCGCCAAGCTCATTTAAAATTTTCTCTAGTCTCTCGTGCCTTGCGATGCCAAGGCCTACGCGGTAATTGCGTGAAAGTATCGATGAGGCGGTTAGAAATAGATCCCCTGCACCGCTTAGCCCCATAAATGTCTCATCTTTTGCGCCAAAAAATTTACCAAATCTAGCCATCTCTACAAGCCCACGTGAAATGAGGCTTGCCCTTGCATTGTTGCCAAGACCAAGTCCGTCACAGATGCCACCAGCTATGGCGATCACGTTTTTATACGCCCCACACACCTCAGCGCCGATCACATCATCAGAAGTGTAGGCTTTCATGTAGCTTGGGAAAAATGAGGCAAATTTTGAAGCTAAATTTTGGTTTTTAGAATTTACCACCAAGGCGCAAGGCAGCTTTTGCATGATCTCTTTTGCAAAGGTCGGCCCTGAAAGAAAGGCCAAATTTTCTCTATCAACAAAGTCTTCATAAATTTCATTTAGAAATTTAAGATTTGCCGTATCTATGCCCTTGCTGGCGACTAAGATCTTTTGACCTTTGTTTTTGTAGTTTTGCTTTAGCCATAAATTTGTAGCTTGCGTTGGGATTGTGCAGACTAGGTATTCGCACTCCAAAGCTTCATCCAAGCTTACAAAATTTGGCATCTCTCTTGGCGTTCTTGAGCTGATGACACACTCGTTATTTTCACTAAATGCGTGAAATAGTGCACTGCCCCACTTGCCAGCTCCGATGACTGCTATGCTCATTTTAGCCCTTTTTTAGCCTATTTTGGCCTTTAAAAGCTCATTGACCTTGCCTGGGTTAAAGGCACCCTTGCCCTCTTTCATCACCTGACCAACAAAGAAGCCAAACATCTTGTCTTTACCATTTTTATATTCTTCTACTTTGTCGGCGTTTGCAGCTAAAATTTGATCTATGATCGCAATAATCGCTGAGTCGTCGCTCACTTGTTTTAAGCCAAGCTTTTCTATGACACTATCGACGTCCGCATCATTTTCCATTATGTAGTCTAGCACCTCTTTTGCAGCCTTGCCGCTTATCGTGCCATCTTCTATACGTTTTAGTAAATTTATCATTTTAGCACTATTAACGGGGCTTGTCTCGATCGTTACGCCGTTATTTAAGCGACCAAGAAGCTCAACTATAAGCCATGTAGTAGCTAGTTTTGGCTGAATTCCAGCAGCGATCAACTCCTCAAAATATCTAGCCATCTCAACGCTTTGAGTTAAATTTAGCGCATCGCTCTCTTTTACGCCTAGCTCACTAACATATCTTGCGACCTTTTGCTCGGCAAGCTCTGGAATTTTTATCGCTTCATTATACATCTGCTCTGACACTTCAACAGGCAGCAAGTCAGGGTCAGGAAAATACCTATACTCTGCACTATCCTCTTTTCCACGCATTGATCTTGTCACTAAATTTGTCGTGTCAAACAGCCTTGTCTCTTGATAGACCTCTTCGTCATATTTGCCATCTTCCCAAGCTGCACTTTGGCGCTCTACTTCGTAGTCGATCGCTTTTTGGATAAATTTAAATGAATTTAGGTTTTTTATCTCAACTCTTGTATAAAGCTTGGTATCACCTTTTGGACGGATAGAGACGTTTGCGTCGCAGCGGAAGCTTCCCTCTTGCATATTTGCATCACTGATATTTAAAAAGCGAAGGATTGAGTGCAATTTTTTAAGATAAGCCACCGCCTCATCACTGCTTCTAAGGTCTGGCTCACTAACTATCTCAAGAAGTGGCGTGCCGGCTCTGTTTAGATCAACCAAACTCTCGGTTTCTTCATGGATGTTCTTTCCAGCGTCCTCTTCAAGGTGTGCTCTTGTTACGCCGATGCGTTTTTTAGTACCATTTACGTCGATTATTAGCTCGCCACCTTCTACGATAGGAATCTCAAACTGTGAAATTTGATATGCCTTTGGAAGGTCTGGGTAGAAGTAGTTTTTTCTATTAAAGACTGATTTTTTATTTATCTTAGCGTTTATCGCCGTACCAAAGCTGATCGCTTTTTTGACAGCTTCTTTGTTTAGCACAGGTAGCGCTCCAGGAAGTGCTAGGCAGGTTGGGCAAACGTGAGTATTTGCCTCGTCACCGAAGCTAGTTGAGCAAGAGCAGAAAATTTTAGTTTTTGTATTAAGCTGAGTATGAACTTCTAAACCGATAACGACTTCAAACATATTTTTACCTTTAAATTTATGCAAATTTTTAGTGCGTATTTTAGCGATACTTTCTTTTAAAATATCTAAAGGGGAGCTTTAGCGATCTATTTATATAGGTTAAAAAGGTTTTTGGAGAATAAATTTAAAAAGAGAAAAGCCATATAAAAATATGGCTTTAAATTTTAATGCTCGTGCTCGCTAATAGCGACTGCACCAGCTAGATAAACGTAAGTTAGCATCATGAAGATAAATGTTTGCAAAACAGCCATAAGTGTTAGAAGTGCAAAGGCTGGAAGTGGAGCAAACCATGGTGCAAGTGTAAGCATCGCAAGTAAGAACAAGTCATCGCCCTTGATGTTACCAAAAAGACGGAAAGATAGCGAAACTACACGTGAAAGATGCGAGATGACTTCAACTGGAAACATAATAGGAGCTAGAAATTTATTCGGTCCCATAAAGTGTCCAAAGTATTTGAAAAATCCATTTTCTCTAATGCCCTCAAAGTTGTAATAAACAAATACAACTAAAGCCAAAACTAGAGTTAAATTTAGACTTGATGTTGGTGACTCAAATCCAGGAATAATACCTACAACATTTGAAAAAAATACGATAAAACCGATAGTTGCAACAAGTGGAAGATATTTCCTAGCTAGTTTTTCACTGCCTAAAGTATCTCTTCCCATCGATATAACGCCCTCTAAATAAGCTTCAACTATATTTTGAAGACCTCTTGGTACAAGCTGCATCTTACTCCTTGCTATATAAGCAACTATGATAACAATCAAAGCTACAAGTAGAAAGTGAAATGCATAGATAAAGGCGTGGGAGTTGTTTAGAAAATTTGAAAACAAAAACAAATCTTTCATTAATTTACCTTGGATTTAGAATTTTGCGTGATTGTAACAAAATTATTGTTAAAACATTTTTAATTTTAAACTCTGAAATAATCGAAAATCAATTTACAAATAGTCACTGCAACTACCACTAGAAACATTGTTCTAATAAATTTTACCTCTTTTTTGATGACTAAATTTGATCCAAAATATGCGCCTAAGATTTGACCAACTGCCATCAAAAGTCCAACAGCCCAAAGCATCTGTCCGCCAGCTATAAAAATGCCAAGAGCAACGATATTGCTAGTAAAATTTAAGAGTTTCGTATGAGCGACAGCTTTTTTTAAATTTAGCCCAATTAGTGCCACTATCGCAAATGTCCAAAAAGAGCCTGTTCCTGGGCCAAAAAAACCATCATAAAAGCCAAGTATTAGCCCAAAAAATACATAAAATAGCTTTTCATTCATCTTTGCAGCTCTATCATTTTCGCCGACTTTTGGCATAAAAAGCGTATATATAAAAATAGCAATCAGTAAAAATGGGATAATTATCTTTAAAAAATTTGTATTTAAAAATAAGATAACCACCGCTCCGATGATAGCTCCAATAAAAGTAAAGACGATACCTACAAAACACTCTTTATAATTAATCAATCCCCGTTTTGTGAAATTTAGAGTCGCTGTAAAGCTACCAAAGACACCTTGAAGCTTATTTGTACCAAGTGCAAGGTGTGGTGGCACACCCATCGCCATAATAGCTGGAAGCGTTATAAGCCCACCTCCACCAGCGATAGAATCGATAAAACCACCTAAAAACGCAGCTACAAAAAAAACGACATAGCTAAGTAGATCAAATTCCATTTTTTGCTCTTTTGATAATTGAAATAAAAGCAGATTGTAATTTATTTGTACTTATCTTTTTGTAAAATTTTTATATTTGAAATGAGAGATTTTTAAAATTTATAAATTTTAACGAGCCTTTGGATCTAGCTCAAAGACTCGTTTATTAAAGTGACTACTTAATAACGCCACAAAGCATTCTAGCACCGCCACCGCCAAGTGCTTTTGGGTTGTCGCTATGATTATCACCACCAACATGAACCATTAATGAGTGACCTTTTAGCTCGTCAAGACTCTTTATCTTTGGAGCTAGCACTGGATAGTTCGCATTGCCCTCAGCATCTACGTAAAGTGCTGGCAAATCGCCTTTGTGACCTTTATCATCCCAAGCAAAAGAGTGCATTTTTGTGCCAGCTGGATCCCAGTGACCGCCTGCTTTCATGCCAAGGCCTTTTTCAGTCGCGCCACAGTCAGCATTTTCATGGATGTGAAAGCCGTGTAGCCCTGCAGTAAGTCCTTTTAAATTTGGAAAAAATGCAACGCCGTAGTTTGTCTTAACAGCTACTACTTCGCCGACACTCTTATCGCCCTTCTCGCTTAGCTCATTAACAGGTATAACTAGATGCTCTCCAGCCTTTGGATCAAAGTGATGGCCTTCGTGAGCAAAAAGCAAAGTTCCTAACACTGCACTTAGTAAAACGATTTTTTTCATACAAGCTCCTTATGGATAAAATTGTATGGCAAGTCTACCCTAAATTTAAAAATTTAGCAATAATTTTTATTGATTAAGATTTTTTATGATAGTTTCTAACTCTTTACTCTGCCCTATTCTATAAAGCGCAAAGTCGTATTTTATCGGATCAAACTCATCAAATTCTCTAAGTTTTTTTGTAAGATCCATGACTGCTTTGAAATCGTAGCTCTTTCTGTTTATAAGTCCTAAATTTAAAGAAACTCTATGCGTATGCACGTCAAGTGGCATCAAAAGCCTATCTTTTGGTAAATTTTTAAACAGTCCAAGGTCAATGTCGCTATCCCTTACCATCCAGCGAAGATACATATTGTAACGTTTATATGGGCTTTGTGGCTCTTTGTCAAAACTCTTACAAAAGAAAAACTCATATCCGTCAGAGCGGTAAGAATTTAGCTTATATATAAATTTTATAAGCTCATTTACGCCCTCTATCATCTCGCCATTTTTTGCAAGACCTTGGCGTAAAATTTCTTCTATGTCACCCTCTTTTTTTAGGCGTGAGAGAGTGATAAAAATTTCTTTTACATCTTTTTCATTTTGAAAGCGGTATTTGAAACTTGAAAGATTTTTCTTGATATTTTGCTCGCTCTCATCAAGCAAACCAAAATCAAGCGAATTTAGAAATTTCACTATCATTTTTGCGTTGCCATAAGCAAATAACGCACAAATGAGCGCTATGTTTGGCTCTTTAAATTTAGTGGCTACCTGAAGTGGATCTGGGGCTTCAAACAGCCCCAAATTTGTATTTTTGCTAAGTACGTGCGAGTCTAAAAGGCTCTTTAGTTCGATCATTGTTTTAGTGAAAGAAGCGTGTCAAGCATTTGATCAACGGTTGTGATGATCTTTGCTGCTGCGCCATAACTTGCTTGAAAGCGGATCAAATTTGTAAGCTCTTCATTGGTGTCTACGCCACTTGTTGATTGAAATTCCTCTTCAGCTGTCTTTTGCAAAGATGTATTTGTATCGTGGATCGTATTATTTGCCTCTGTATCACTCGCCATGTCAGTCGTAAGATAGCGGTAATATCCCTCGATCGTCTCATCTCTATCAAGCGCTATACCACTTGAGTAAAAGGTCTGCTTTTGATACTGAAGCTGGATCATTTTATTTGCAACTTCATTATTTCCGATAACTGGCTTTGAATAGGCACGAAGCTTTGTGTGGTCTTGGGTAAAATTTTGATTTATGCCGATACTATTTGAGTCAGTACCTGAAAAAAATCTATTTATGCCAACAGCGCCTGGAAAATTTGTACCGTGATCGACTATCGATATACTATAAAGCCCTTGAGCTTGTTTTGGAATGAGAGAAAATGTACCTTTTTGAGTATTTTTATCATAAAAATATGACGCCTCAAAAAAGTCATCAACGTCATTTAGCATATTATTATCTTTATTGTCATCTGAGTTTGAGTTAAAGTCTTTTACGATAGAGTTGCCATATCTTGTATCATTCATCGTCGTCGTACCATTTACATTTATAGTTTTTCTGGCCACGACATTGCCTTTGTTATCATAAACAATAGCTTCAAAACTTCCGTTTCTTATACTATTATCATGATTCATCAATGTCTTATCGCCTTCTAAATAACTTATCGGATCTGAGTTAGAAATTTCAACTGCGGATTCGGCATAGATATTATTTGTACTTGTTATTAAGGTTTTACTAAATGTATTTAGATTATCAATGTATTTTTGGATCGTTCCGTCGCTAAATTTATCATTATCTGGCTCGTAGTTTCTACCCCTAAGATCGAGTGCGGCTCCGATTTTACCGCCTGTAATCTTTTCTTCCATTGGGATTCTTCTACCGTCTTCTCTCTCATAATAAATTTTTGTATATCGTCCACTTTCGGTTGAACTCATAGAAATTTCATGAAAATTTACACCATCAACGATACTTACACCGCCAATGTTTAGATTGTAGTATTTTCCTTGATCTGTTATTCCTGTATCTACCCTAGAATTGCTCTTTAGATCGCTTTTATAAACTGCTGTATTTACCAGCTTTGACATAGCAAGCTCAAGCTCATCACGTTTATCACGAAGATCGTTTGCATTTATTTTTATACCAGCGTCCGCGCCTGATTCTATTCTTTGGATTTGCTTATTAATATTTGCTATTTGCCTGCCTAGCGAATTTATCTCATTTATATTTATTTTTATTGTTTCATCAATCTTTTCATGCATATCATAAAGCATCTTTGATGAGCGGTTGATACTTGCAGTCAATACACTTGCTTTATTTATCAAATTTACTTTCTGAGCACCTGCATTAGGGTTTGAAGCAAAGTTATTCCACGCGGAAAAATACTCCTGAATATCCTTCACCATTCCATTATCTTTTAGATCAGGAAAATATTTTGTAGCTTCTTGCAAAATTCTTTGTTTATAGGCTGTATTTTCTAAATTTGACGATGAGTATTTTAGTCTTGAGTAGGCAAACTCATCATGAAGCCTTGTTATAGTATCTACTTGTGTGCCTGTGCCAACTCCACCAGGGACTGTATTCATCGCTGGAGATGCAGATTGGACAACACGCTGCCTTGTATAGTAGTTGCTATCGGCGTTTGCGATATTATTTCCGGTTGTACTTATTTGAAGCTGGGCTGCATTTAGTCCTGAAACACCCGTGCCTAATGACATAAAAATATTAGCCATTTTTTAAACCCTTGATTTATAAAAATTATTATCTATGCTATTCCCATCTTGGCCGTATTCACTTGCTTTAGTGCCAAAAATCTTTTCATTAAGTGAGTCAAAAAATTCTTTAACAGCAACAACATGCCTTGCATATTCTTTATTAACTTTATGTAAATTTTCAAGCTTTGAACGCATAAGAACAAGCTTTGACTTCACTTCATCGTCTAAAACACTAGCAAGTGTAGTCGTACCGCTCTCTTTTGATACCTTTAAAAGCTCTTTATCTAGTGCTCTTTTTATATCTTCAAATGCACGAACTAAGGCATTTTTTTTCTTTACACTCTCATCAACACTTGAGTGCTTAGCTTCTTTTATATTTGCGATATCTTGTATGGTTAAATTTATGAGCTCATCAAGCTCGCCTATAGCCTCGTCCAAAAGCTTTTTTATCATTTAAATTCCTTAATTACAGCAACGCATCAGCCACAGCCCTAGCCGTTTTTGAGATATCAACCTGATAAGTACCATTTGCTATGGCATCAGCTATCTCTTTTAGCTTTGCGTTTTCGTTTGTTCTTACTTCTTTACTCTGAGTTTCGACCTTGGCATCGCTATTTTTATTTAGCGTATTTGCCTGAAAATTTGGTCTTTGATTTAAAGGCCTTATCATATTCATACCTCTTAAAATAAAATATTTATATCACTACATCGGCAGAATATAAATTTACTTAAGAGTCTCTCTTTAAAAAATCGTACAAAAGTTCTGAAAAACCAAGATTTCCACTCAATGCTTTACTCATTGCATCGTTATACATTGACCTATAGATATCGCTACCAGCAGCCTTTGGATATAGCGAGTTGTGCTCATCTTCTTTTAAAGCAATATCAAGCACAGCCTTTACCATATATGCCTCAAACGCATCAGTTTGCTCTTTTAAAAGTGCATCTTGTTTAGCATTTGCGTTTTTTATCTTATTTGTAGAAATTTCATTGTATGAATTTAGCGCTAAGGTGTTATCTATTTGCATTATATTATCTCCAAATCAACTTGTATCGCACCAACTCGCTTTAAATTTTCAAGTATCGATATAATATCGCTTGGTGTTGCCCCAAGCTTATTTAAAGCTCTTGTTACATTTGCAACGGTTGTTTTTTCACCTGAAATTTTAAGTAAATTTTGACTAGGTGCAACAGATGTGTCGCTTCCTATATTTACATCGTTTTGCGCTGCTTCATCGTAGCTATTTGGCTCTATTTTTATTGTGATTGCACCATGTGTTAAGACAACTGGACTAACCACAGCATTTATGCCACTTACTATCGTGCCAGTTCTTTCATCAACCACTATCTTTTCATCTGGCTTATACTCCACATCAAGATCAAGCACAGCACTTACAAGCTCGATAATACTAACATCATCTGGCTTTTTAACGATAACCGTTCTTGGATCGATCGCCTTTGCGGTATCGTCAGAGATATTTGCATTTATAGCATTTTGGATATCAAGAGCGGTTTTAAAATTTGTATCTTTTAGGCTTAGTCTTATACTATCTTGATTGTAAATATCATAAGTAACTTCTCGTTCAACCAAAGCTCCATTTAGGATAGAGCCAACGGTTGGGTGGTTGCCACCTGTTCTGCCCACGCTTTTACCACCGATACTTAAAGCACCCTGAGCCAAAGCATAAATATCACCATCAACGCCTTTTAGTGGCGTCATGAGAAGAGTACCACCTTGCAAACTTTTTGCATCGCCGATAGATGAGATCACGACATCAAGCTTATCGCCATGCCTTGCAAATGCAGGAAGCTTAGCTGTTACCATAACAGCAGCTGCGTTTTTTGACTTGATATCATCTGGGTTTATCTTTACGTTTACACCTTGAAGCATGTTTGATAAAGACTGGATCGTAAATTTTGACGTTGAGCCATCACCTGTGCCGTTTAGTCCGACAACTAGACCATAGCCTATTAGCTGGTTATCTCTTACGCCAACTATACTTGCAAGCTCTTTTATCTGCGTAGCAAAAGCTGAAGTAGCTATCACTGAAGCTGCTACAAAAGATAAAAATTTTTTCATATTTTTTCCTAAAATTTAGCTATTTTAGGTTTTTAAAGCAAAAGATGTTCCAATTTTTTATAAATTATTGGAAGTAAGAGAGCGAAGTAACTCCAAATTTTTTAAATTTTACAAGCTTATATGTAGAAATTTCATCGCTAAATTTAAAGTCACTGTTGTGCTCAAAAACTATCATGTAAATTTTCTCTTTTTTTAGCTGTGATATTAAATTTACAAGCTTTTCGTAGATATCATCAAAGCCAGCTCTTATGTCAAACGGTGGATCAAGGTAGAGCAAGACTTTACCACTTTGAGAATTTACAAGATCAGGCAAGACAGAAAAAGTATCACCATTTATCGCTTTTAAATTTGTAACTCCAAGGCTAGCAAGGTTGCTTTGCGTAATCTTAAAAGCAGCTCTATCTTTTTCTATAGCGATAGCCTCACGCGCTCCGTTGCTAACGGCCTCGCTTGCCATCACGCCACTTCCACCAAAACCCTCTATAAATGTAAGTGAGTAAATTTCATCTCTAATGACGTTAAAAAAGGACTCTTTTACGATGCTTTTTGTGCTTCTAGTCGTGCTTAGGCTTGGTAGTTCAAGCCTTTTGCCTTTAAATTTACCACTTGAAATTTTAGTGTAAAGCTTCACTGATTTGCCCTTAAAATTTCAAGCAAATCGGCTTTAAATTTATCTATCAAAAGTGAGATTTTCTCTTCTAAGCTCTTTTCATTTTTAGCTTCATTTAGCTCATTTACTTTTGAAATTTGCATAGCTGAGTAAAATTCTTCAAGCGTATCAAGGAGTGTCGTTTTAGTAAAAGGATGAGAAAGATGAGCATTTTTACCTATTATAAATAGCGGTTTTTTTGTCACGATCTCGCGGTCACTCACTACAAAATCACAATCCTTATGATGAGCAGCCAAATTTCCACAAAAAAGCAGCAGTGTCTTTTGAAGTAAAATACACTCGCACTCAAATGAAA is a genomic window containing:
- a CDS encoding McrC family protein encodes the protein MTKYLIEFEKFRPEDDKDLFKAVDAFTRENFAAVEFLKPGRDKKSDFLQAQNYVGIIQTKSGDSLEILPKIHDNDNGGNKEAVENSKRILLRMLKTLKNHPFKNINIANLKSLNLPLLEIFISMFLDEVSKLVKIGIKSDYVELEDNLKFLKGKLKISEQIRKNIVHKERFYVCYQEFSIDRAENRLIKSTLEFLYRHSKSSKNQRLIREYLFIFDEISSSSDINADFSRLKLNRQTKHYEQALLWSKIFLQNKSFSPYRGSDVAFALLFDMNTLFESYVGNFIKKKLPYTILQHRGKYLIEEPKRDFWLKPDIFLKDKFIADAKWKIVKSRDDISQADLYQLYAYGKKYECGRLYLVYPRISGVDQKAMKFKYENNMWLNVLYFDLEKDEIVRNLLV
- a CDS encoding glycoside hydrolase family 3 N-terminal domain-containing protein produces the protein MKALKFIFFVAIFALGLNGAEVSLRAKVSQMIMVGFNGASTKDAAFRAMLSDAGYERFGGVMLLGRNVTNKAQLKASIKAIKEKSPKIFIAIDEEGGNVSRMKDKSFDDPYPSAYEVASTLDIKSAYDLYSKMAINLKECGINLNFAPVVDLHDENSPIIAAKQRAFSEYASKVVIYADAFMDAFKEQGVITTIKHFPGHGSSKEDSHKNKSEVTLSKDALLPYKDAISTGRAQIIMVGHLFVKGIDEDNPATLSKKIITDLLRNELKFNGVVISDDMLMKGVGDEALAQKVVKFINAGGDILLFSEFKINNQRTADLVTQIIIDAVNEKKISKERIDASYKRIMALKAKL
- a CDS encoding NAD(P)H-dependent glycerol-3-phosphate dehydrogenase, yielding MSIAVIGAGKWGSALFHAFSENNECVISSRTPREMPNFVSLDEALECEYLVCTIPTQATNLWLKQNYKNKGQKILVASKGIDTANLKFLNEIYEDFVDRENLAFLSGPTFAKEIMQKLPCALVVNSKNQNLASKFASFFPSYMKAYTSDDVIGAEVCGAYKNVIAIAGGICDGLGLGNNARASLISRGLVEMARFGKFFGAKDETFMGLSGAGDLFLTASSILSRNYRVGLGIARHERLEKILNELGEVAEGVDTARAISKIAKERGIYVPIASEVENMLNGKDVFKSVKSLLGRR
- the gatB gene encoding Asp-tRNA(Asn)/Glu-tRNA(Gln) amidotransferase subunit GatB, coding for MFEVVIGLEVHTQLNTKTKIFCSCSTSFGDEANTHVCPTCLALPGALPVLNKEAVKKAISFGTAINAKINKKSVFNRKNYFYPDLPKAYQISQFEIPIVEGGELIIDVNGTKKRIGVTRAHLEEDAGKNIHEETESLVDLNRAGTPLLEIVSEPDLRSSDEAVAYLKKLHSILRFLNISDANMQEGSFRCDANVSIRPKGDTKLYTRVEIKNLNSFKFIQKAIDYEVERQSAAWEDGKYDEEVYQETRLFDTTNLVTRSMRGKEDSAEYRYFPDPDLLPVEVSEQMYNEAIKIPELAEQKVARYVSELGVKESDALNLTQSVEMARYFEELIAAGIQPKLATTWLIVELLGRLNNGVTIETSPVNSAKMINLLKRIEDGTISGKAAKEVLDYIMENDADVDSVIEKLGLKQVSDDSAIIAIIDQILAANADKVEEYKNGKDKMFGFFVGQVMKEGKGAFNPGKVNELLKAKIG
- a CDS encoding F0F1 ATP synthase subunit A, producing MKDLFLFSNFLNNSHAFIYAFHFLLVALIVIIVAYIARSKMQLVPRGLQNIVEAYLEGVISMGRDTLGSEKLARKYLPLVATIGFIVFFSNVVGIIPGFESPTSSLNLTLVLALVVFVYYNFEGIRENGFFKYFGHFMGPNKFLAPIMFPVEVISHLSRVVSLSFRLFGNIKGDDLFLLAMLTLAPWFAPLPAFALLTLMAVLQTFIFMMLTYVYLAGAVAISEHEH
- a CDS encoding TSUP family transporter: MEFDLLSYVVFFVAAFLGGFIDSIAGGGGLITLPAIMAMGVPPHLALGTNKLQGVFGSFTATLNFTKRGLINYKECFVGIVFTFIGAIIGAVVILFLNTNFLKIIIPFLLIAIFIYTLFMPKVGENDRAAKMNEKLFYVFFGLILGFYDGFFGPGTGSFWTFAIVALIGLNLKKAVAHTKLLNFTSNIVALGIFIAGGQMLWAVGLLMAVGQILGAYFGSNLVIKKEVKFIRTMFLVVVAVTICKLIFDYFRV
- a CDS encoding superoxide dismutase family protein produces the protein MKKIVLLSAVLGTLLFAHEGHHFDPKAGEHLVIPVNELSEKGDKSVGEVVAVKTNYGVAFFPNLKGLTAGLHGFHIHENADCGATEKGLGMKAGGHWDPAGTKMHSFAWDDKGHKGDLPALYVDAEGNANYPVLAPKIKSLDELKGHSLMVHVGGDNHSDNPKALGGGGARMLCGVIK
- a CDS encoding TIGR02757 family protein: MIELKSLLDSHVLSKNTNLGLFEAPDPLQVATKFKEPNIALICALFAYGNAKMIVKFLNSLDFGLLDESEQNIKKNLSSFKYRFQNEKDVKEIFITLSRLKKEGDIEEILRQGLAKNGEMIEGVNELIKFIYKLNSYRSDGYEFFFCKSFDKEPQSPYKRYNMYLRWMVRDSDIDLGLFKNLPKDRLLMPLDVHTHRVSLNLGLINRKSYDFKAVMDLTKKLREFDEFDPIKYDFALYRIGQSKELETIIKNLNQ